One window from the genome of Streptomyces sp. WZ-12 encodes:
- a CDS encoding cytochrome P450 has translation MNIPGPEVRADGGAGAIAAAGGLHTYQLQLHADHGPVVRFPLPGAGEAVSIADPVLLEAVAGIDERPERLFAFLDPLCEAGNLQVMPAEEHGPWRQLLLSVLAGRPSHERHFAQFTELVTVLADRWAEQAEEVEPAGGAVELDQPDGVQRASVALQKDLTALSLRMIGGYALGGEVADPNGVVAAFEDVLTAHLGRLYDAPPAAVQAARDARADAALAHLRATVDELVGAHRSDGRTDRSDLIGALVAAGERPARIRDTVMVTMLAAHHTTGVAVSWTLHLLGQHPDVAERVADELDQVLGTRPAPDYADLRRLRYLDMTLKEAMRLYPPGPYGARETSEALVVGDYEIPAGTTVFCPFWAVHMNPDYWPEPERFRPERFTPEEAAGRPRLAYIPFGFGPRSCEGAGLATVEAELMLAVLLKRFRFRPVPGHEVTPIERFVLWAADDIRMTVSLRG, from the coding sequence ATGAACATCCCTGGTCCTGAGGTCCGGGCGGATGGTGGGGCGGGCGCCATCGCGGCCGCGGGCGGACTGCACACGTACCAACTCCAACTGCACGCCGACCACGGGCCCGTCGTGCGGTTCCCACTCCCGGGCGCGGGTGAGGCGGTGTCGATCGCCGATCCGGTGTTGTTGGAGGCCGTGGCGGGCATCGACGAGCGGCCGGAGCGGCTGTTCGCGTTCCTGGACCCGCTCTGCGAGGCGGGCAACCTCCAGGTGATGCCGGCCGAGGAGCACGGGCCGTGGCGGCAACTGCTGCTGTCCGTACTGGCCGGACGGCCGTCCCACGAGCGGCACTTCGCGCAGTTCACGGAGTTGGTGACGGTGCTCGCGGATCGTTGGGCGGAGCAGGCCGAGGAGGTCGAGCCGGCTGGGGGAGCTGTCGAACTCGACCAACCCGACGGCGTCCAGCGGGCGTCCGTCGCGTTGCAGAAGGACCTCACGGCGCTGTCGCTGCGCATGATCGGTGGGTATGCGCTGGGTGGCGAAGTGGCCGATCCGAACGGCGTGGTCGCCGCGTTCGAGGACGTACTCACCGCCCACCTGGGGCGGCTCTACGACGCGCCGCCCGCGGCCGTGCAAGCCGCGCGCGACGCACGGGCCGACGCCGCCCTGGCCCATCTACGCGCCACCGTCGACGAGTTGGTCGGCGCGCACCGCTCCGACGGCCGCACGGACCGGAGCGATCTCATCGGCGCGCTCGTGGCGGCCGGCGAGCGGCCCGCGCGCATCCGCGACACCGTCATGGTGACGATGCTGGCCGCCCACCACACGACCGGGGTGGCGGTGTCCTGGACCCTGCACCTGCTCGGCCAGCACCCCGACGTCGCCGAACGGGTCGCCGACGAACTGGACCAGGTGCTCGGCACGCGCCCCGCACCCGACTACGCCGATCTGCGCCGACTCCGCTACCTGGACATGACGCTCAAGGAAGCGATGCGGCTCTATCCGCCCGGCCCGTATGGCGCGCGGGAGACGTCCGAAGCCCTCGTGGTGGGCGACTACGAGATCCCGGCCGGGACGACGGTCTTCTGTCCGTTCTGGGCCGTGCACATGAACCCCGACTACTGGCCCGAGCCGGAGCGGTTCCGGCCCGAGCGCTTCACGCCGGAAGAGGCGGCCGGGCGGCCGAGGCTGGCGTACATCCCGTTCGGCTTCGGGCCGCGAAGCTGTGAGGGCGCCGGACTGGCCACGGTCGAGGCCGAGTTGATGCTCGCCGTCCTGCTCAAGCGCTTCCGCTTCCGGCCCGTACCGGGGCACGAGGTGACGCCGATCGAACGGTTCGTCCTGTGGGCGGCCGACGACATCCGCATGACGGTGAGCCTGCGGGGTTAG